GCCTTCTTTTCCTATTATTTAGGAGCGGACACTTTTCGAAATTATTTGGAAAGCCCCTCTACCCCAGAAATAATGAAAGCGGCGGGGGCCTTGGCTTGGACCTTTATGCGCGATCAAGTTTTTAACGGAAAGGTCTTTACGAAAGATGGGAAAGATCCTTTAGCACCTTCGTCCTTTCAGAAACTTTTGGCGGAATGGCCGAGTTCCGGAAGCTCTGATTATTGTTCGGCGCTACAAGACCCCGAACCTTTGGCTCAACTTGCCGCGGCCGGACGACTCTTCGACAGGCTTCTCAAAGAGGACCAAGAAGCTTTTTTCATCCTCTTAGGCTTTAAAAGCCTCGATCCAGCCGTTCAAACTCAGATCGAAGAAGACTTGGCGAGGTATGTTAGGGATATGCCGAAATTGCGAAGCTGGCTCGTCGATGCTATGGCTATTGACGACGAAACCACTCGCGTCCGAGCCGTAAAACTCATTCCCGCAGACCCCTCATGGGAAAAGATTTTTCAAGATGCGCTTCAAGACAAGTTTCCGGAAGTGAGACGACTCGCCGCCGAAAAATTAAAAAAGATTTCCCCGTCACCATAACTTTTCGAAAAAGCGAGCGGATTGGGAACGGAGAGCATTAAAAATTAACCCTCTCCCCCCGCCGCGGCGGCGGGGGTCTCCAGGTTGCGCGTATAGCCGCACTCTTTGTTGGGGCAGGCGACGCGGTTGCCGTCTTTCTTGCTGTATTTCTGCAAAAGGAACTTCGAGTCGCCGTTGGGACAAGGCTCGGGGATGGGCCGGTCCCAAAGCGCGAACTTGCAGTTGGGATAGCCGGTGCAGCCGAAGAAGGACTTGCCGCGCTTGGTCTTGCGCTCGCTCAGCGGCTTGCCGCACTCCGGACAGTCGACGCCGATCGGGATCGCCTTGGTGGACTTGCACTCGGGGTAGCGGCTGCAAGCCAGAAACTCGCCGAAGCGCCCGCGCTTGAAGACCATCGCGGCCCCGCACTTCTCGCAGACCTCGTCGGTGGTCTTCTCGGCCGCGGCCTGGTAGGCCCCGCCGGCGGCGCGCTGCACCTCTTTGGTGTTCTTGCACTCGGGATAGCCGCTGCAGGCGAGGAACTCTCCGTGGCGTCCCCACTTCACCACCATCGGCTTGCCGCACTTCTCGCAGCTTAGATCCGTGGCGATCTCCTGGCGCTTCAGGTCCTTCATGTCGACCTTGGCCTTCTCGAGGGTCTCGGCGAAGGGTTGGTAGAAATCCTGCAAAGTCGCGACCCAGGTGCGCTTGCCCTCTTCCACCTCGTCAAGCTCCTCCTCCATCTTGGCGGTGAACTCGATGTTGAGGATCTTGGGGAAATGCGCGGTGAGCAGGTCGTTGACGATGGTCCCCAATTGGGTCGGGTGGAACTTGCCCTCGAGTTTCTCGCAATACTTCTTATCCTGAATGACGCTTAAGATCGAGGCGTAGGTCGAGGGGCGGCCGATGCCCTTTTCTTCCAGCTCTTTGACCAGCGACGCCTCGGTAAAGCGCGGCGGCGGCTGGGTGAAGTGCTGCTTGCCCTCCAGGCCGAGCAGATTGAGGGTCTCGCCCTCCTTCAGATCGGGCAGCTGTGAGGACTCTTCTTCCTCTTCGGGGACGACGTCCGCCTCGTCGTGTCCTTCCATATAGACTTGCGTGAAACCGGCGAACTTGAGGATGGAACCCGTGGCGCGGAACAGGGCCGGCCCCGCAACGATATTGAAGGTGGTCTGGTCGTAGACCGCCTGGCTCATCTGGCAAGCGACGAAGCGCTTCCAGA
The nucleotide sequence above comes from Deltaproteobacteria bacterium PRO3. Encoded proteins:
- the topA gene encoding type I DNA topoisomerase, giving the protein MAKNLVIVESPAKAKTIEKYLGKDFTVKASVGHIMDLPTSKLGVDIEKDFQPTYVVIKGKKKVLDEITKSAEKADQVFLATDPDREGEAIAWHIANEIKGLGGKKKKGEGRVVHRVLFNEITKKAVQQAIQKPVELDPHLFDAQQARRILDRLVGYKISPILWEKVKRGLSAGRVQSVAVRIICEREKEIAAFVPVEYWSLTANLEGSLPPAFQAKLAQVDGEKTELGNEAVVTALRAKIEGAPFVLKEVVRRERKRMPYAPFVTSKLQQEAARKLGFTAKKTMTLAQKLYEGVELEGGELVGLITYMRTDSTRLSDDAVAQVREYISQKYGAAFLPPQPWVYKSKKAAQDAHEAIRPTSIEYEPTRVKAFLERDMFRLYELIWKRFVACQMSQAVYDQTTFNIVAGPALFRATGSILKFAGFTQVYMEGHDEADVVPEEEEESSQLPDLKEGETLNLLGLEGKQHFTQPPPRFTEASLVKELEEKGIGRPSTYASILSVIQDKKYCEKLEGKFHPTQLGTIVNDLLTAHFPKILNIEFTAKMEEELDEVEEGKRTWVATLQDFYQPFAETLEKAKVDMKDLKRQEIATDLSCEKCGKPMVVKWGRHGEFLACSGYPECKNTKEVQRAAGGAYQAAAEKTTDEVCEKCGAAMVFKRGRFGEFLACSRYPECKSTKAIPIGVDCPECGKPLSERKTKRGKSFFGCTGYPNCKFALWDRPIPEPCPNGDSKFLLQKYSKKDGNRVACPNKECGYTRNLETPAAAAGGEG